In a single window of the Flavobacterium sp. W4I14 genome:
- a CDS encoding hypothetical protein (product_source=Hypo-rule applied; superfamily=48208), translating into MKPISIWAANAQTELKPLAAVAEISKSLQLYAYLSSDTFWLVKERPDGSRIAFRTAFSPSGKLEIKKIHHEEGETTVSLACSTIVYQVTVKHEASNNFFRYTVMATPKAPLLIPYWPRDIICFDEKGKIKQQGKIHTQQRGTRSGVLFFNDGDSGSVFYFQNLTALNDYCETAQCSAGGAVGGEWPEIGFSLPATKAPLKKGISYCLSDGFVRLSDQLPSAPAETAMLYLDQLAATYIKLPRPERFYHDWLDTVEKGLADLTYHKGCWTFAGGHSYLNAYVADYKTPPEVMVQLAVLLPMLDYLDWKGETTHQLVTELRAGLNAFYQQDMGTIVRWLPSAEKNLDHSEEQKKPRVMDAWYLHHPLMNLARLSTRGDEDAKKILLDSIDYAIKVAHKFKYQWPVFYQMDTLDIIKAETAEGEGGEKDVPGTYADLMLRMWKITGEKRFFEEAKKAASKLKGLSFEVFYQANNTAFSAGAMLRLYKETQDKTFLELSYVCLAAIFDNVQLWECDYGKAKNFPTFFGVFPLRDAPYTAAYEEQEVYSALHDYLAEAEGVEILPSVRLLIAEFIRHMVGRVAHYYPPMLKEEVMAEESKTGEIDRRLWIALEDLHDGWEQSGEVGQEVYGAGIAFGVIPNQYFRVKNKSFIIFCDYPIFNFRCRANAVSLTTGGDERLNCRMIILFQGGERPKNLEVKSGQKKEKHNPVKNNPDLLEYSIAGNQKVTINW; encoded by the coding sequence ATGAAACCTATTTCCATCTGGGCAGCAAATGCCCAAACAGAGCTTAAACCGTTAGCAGCCGTTGCCGAGATTTCCAAATCGCTTCAGCTTTATGCTTATCTGTCAAGCGACACGTTTTGGCTGGTAAAAGAACGGCCTGACGGGAGCCGCATTGCTTTCCGCACGGCATTTTCACCATCCGGAAAGCTAGAAATTAAAAAAATCCATCATGAAGAAGGAGAAACAACGGTGAGCCTCGCCTGCTCAACAATTGTTTACCAGGTAACCGTAAAGCATGAAGCATCAAATAATTTTTTCCGTTACACCGTGATGGCAACACCGAAAGCACCACTGCTTATCCCTTACTGGCCAAGAGACATCATCTGTTTCGATGAAAAAGGCAAAATAAAACAACAGGGCAAAATCCATACCCAGCAAAGGGGAACCCGCTCCGGAGTCCTTTTTTTTAATGACGGTGATTCTGGCTCCGTATTTTATTTTCAAAACCTAACAGCCCTTAATGATTATTGCGAAACTGCACAATGCAGTGCAGGTGGCGCTGTTGGAGGAGAATGGCCCGAAATCGGCTTCTCTTTACCAGCGACTAAGGCACCGTTAAAAAAAGGCATAAGCTATTGCCTTAGTGACGGTTTTGTGCGCCTATCGGATCAGCTTCCTTCTGCCCCCGCTGAAACTGCAATGTTGTATTTAGATCAGTTAGCGGCAACTTATATTAAACTCCCGCGACCCGAGCGTTTTTACCATGACTGGCTTGACACCGTGGAGAAAGGCCTAGCGGATTTGACATACCATAAAGGTTGCTGGACATTTGCAGGAGGCCATAGCTATCTCAACGCTTACGTAGCTGATTATAAAACGCCACCTGAGGTGATGGTTCAGCTTGCAGTATTGCTTCCCATGCTTGATTACCTGGATTGGAAAGGCGAAACCACGCATCAGCTGGTAACTGAACTAAGGGCTGGACTCAATGCATTTTACCAGCAGGATATGGGAACAATTGTAAGATGGCTCCCATCGGCCGAAAAGAACCTGGATCATTCTGAAGAGCAGAAAAAACCCCGGGTGATGGACGCCTGGTATTTACACCATCCATTAATGAACCTTGCCCGCCTGAGCACACGTGGTGACGAAGACGCAAAAAAAATCCTGCTTGATTCCATTGATTATGCGATTAAGGTGGCTCATAAATTCAAGTATCAGTGGCCTGTATTTTATCAGATGGATACCCTTGATATTATTAAAGCAGAAACCGCAGAAGGAGAAGGTGGTGAAAAAGATGTTCCAGGTACTTATGCAGACTTAATGCTGAGAATGTGGAAAATAACTGGAGAAAAAAGGTTTTTTGAAGAAGCCAAAAAAGCAGCATCCAAATTAAAAGGCCTGAGTTTTGAGGTGTTTTACCAGGCAAACAATACTGCATTTTCTGCAGGCGCCATGCTCCGGTTGTATAAAGAAACTCAAGATAAAACGTTCTTGGAACTGAGTTATGTATGTTTGGCGGCAATTTTTGATAACGTACAGCTATGGGAATGTGATTATGGGAAGGCAAAGAATTTTCCGACATTTTTTGGGGTTTTCCCCTTAAGGGATGCCCCTTATACTGCGGCTTACGAAGAGCAGGAAGTATATTCAGCCCTTCATGATTACCTTGCAGAAGCAGAAGGCGTGGAAATTCTTCCATCTGTAAGGTTGTTGATTGCAGAGTTCATCAGGCACATGGTAGGCCGTGTGGCCCATTATTATCCGCCTATGCTGAAAGAAGAGGTGATGGCTGAAGAAAGCAAGACAGGTGAAATCGATCGCAGGCTCTGGATTGCACTGGAAGATCTGCACGACGGTTGGGAGCAGTCTGGAGAAGTTGGACAGGAAGTTTATGGTGCAGGAATTGCATTCGGGGTAATCCCGAATCAGTATTTTAGAGTTAAAAATAAATCTTTTATCATTTTTTGCGATTATCCCATATTCAACTTTCGATGCCGGGCAAATGCGGTGTCATTAACCACAGGCGGTGATGAACGGCTAAACTGCAGGATGATTATTTTATTCCAGGGTGGAGAAAGGCCTAAAAATTTAGAAGTAAAATCCGGCCAGAAAAAAGAAAAGCACAATCCAGTGAAAAACAACCCCGATCTGCTGGAGTATAGCATTGCAGGGAATCAAAAAGTGACTATTAATTGGTAG
- a CDS encoding putative dehydrogenase (product_source=COG0673; cath_funfam=3.40.50.720; cog=COG0673; pfam=PF01408,PF02894; superfamily=51735) yields MKKYKVGIIGYGGFGKFLHYWWEKLPNVEIVAIADPHKNFQSEENFVVYRDWKELIQDKNIDIVSIVTPPNLHTEMACAAMKAGKHVLLEKPVAISEEGAREIIETQKQTGRVITVDHMIRYNPIIQNLIKLGQAGTFGKLRHVVVNNYAQDEALPQDHWFWKTEMSGGIFVEHGVHFFDIVNAIGNQEYIEVYGCTDSRNENQRDRMAAMVLYNEGLIASYYHAFSGPGLFEQTTIHLAYDLARIEIEGWMPMKGTVKALVNGQGKVQLENLPGWTITELGELNTLRDVSRPEGWGSEDLSAENQAVKAGGITYRVDEMLSGNFEIHQTKGEVYGKCVQSILSDVIQKIENKDHKLTITIEDAFESLKTAILASQ; encoded by the coding sequence ATGAAAAAATATAAAGTAGGAATAATCGGTTATGGAGGTTTTGGTAAATTCCTTCATTATTGGTGGGAAAAACTGCCTAACGTAGAAATTGTTGCAATTGCAGATCCGCACAAAAATTTTCAATCCGAAGAAAACTTCGTGGTATATCGCGATTGGAAAGAATTGATACAGGACAAAAATATAGACATTGTAAGTATTGTTACGCCACCGAATTTACATACTGAAATGGCTTGCGCAGCGATGAAGGCCGGCAAACATGTACTGCTCGAAAAGCCCGTGGCAATAAGCGAAGAAGGTGCGCGGGAGATTATAGAAACGCAAAAGCAGACCGGCAGGGTGATAACCGTAGATCATATGATCCGTTATAACCCCATTATTCAAAATCTCATCAAATTAGGACAGGCAGGCACTTTTGGCAAGCTAAGACATGTTGTAGTAAACAACTATGCGCAAGATGAGGCTTTGCCCCAGGATCACTGGTTCTGGAAAACAGAAATGTCTGGCGGAATATTCGTCGAACATGGGGTGCACTTTTTCGATATCGTGAATGCTATTGGCAATCAGGAATACATTGAGGTGTATGGTTGCACTGATAGTAGAAATGAAAACCAGCGCGACCGTATGGCTGCGATGGTATTATATAACGAAGGTTTAATTGCGAGCTACTACCATGCTTTTTCCGGACCGGGCTTATTTGAACAAACAACGATACACCTTGCCTACGATCTCGCCCGTATAGAAATTGAAGGCTGGATGCCTATGAAAGGGACGGTGAAAGCATTGGTAAACGGCCAGGGCAAAGTACAACTGGAAAACCTGCCCGGCTGGACCATTACCGAACTCGGCGAATTAAATACTTTGAGAGACGTTTCCCGACCCGAGGGCTGGGGCAGTGAGGATCTATCGGCCGAAAATCAAGCCGTAAAAGCCGGCGGAATAACTTACCGGGTAGATGAAATGCTTTCCGGCAATTTTGAAATCCATCAAACCAAGGGTGAGGTTTATGGAAAATGTGTTCAGTCGATTTTATCAGACGTCATTCAAAAAATAGAAAACAAAGACCATAAACTAACTATAACGATAGAGGACGCCTTCGAAAGCTTAAAAACAGCTATTCTCGCTTCTCAGTAA
- a CDS encoding uncharacterized membrane protein YcaP (DUF421 family) (product_source=COG2323; cath_funfam=3.30.240.20; cog=COG2323; pfam=PF04239; superfamily=57802; transmembrane_helix_parts=Inside_1_20,TMhelix_21_43,Outside_44_79,TMhelix_80_99,Inside_100_234): MIMKEYEIKLTDIQRILQGEVPFHFFIEVILRTAVIYLILMVSMRLMGKRMSSQLSRNEMAAVASLAAAIGVPLMNPDRGLLPAVVIAMVIVTLQLLIAKIATKSKKFESLTQDKYNILVKDGVLNHKAMILTRITRDRVLSQLRSQGISHLGMVKRLYFEASGTFSLLQQSQPVPGLSSIPEWDREMSAKIHQQSTHKVCKFCGNYHTGAKDNKCGNCGKDTWVYAVSNLNNH; encoded by the coding sequence ATGATTATGAAAGAATACGAAATCAAACTAACTGACATTCAACGCATCCTTCAGGGTGAAGTTCCGTTTCATTTTTTTATTGAGGTTATCCTCCGCACTGCAGTTATATACCTGATCCTGATGGTATCGATGAGATTGATGGGCAAACGGATGTCTTCTCAACTAAGCCGTAACGAGATGGCCGCGGTAGCATCGCTCGCCGCCGCCATCGGAGTGCCATTGATGAATCCCGACAGAGGCCTGCTGCCTGCAGTAGTTATAGCAATGGTGATTGTCACGCTTCAGCTATTAATTGCCAAAATTGCTACAAAGAGTAAAAAGTTCGAATCGTTAACACAGGATAAATACAATATTTTAGTTAAGGATGGCGTGCTGAACCATAAAGCTATGATACTAACCCGTATTACAAGAGACAGAGTACTTTCACAGTTAAGGTCACAGGGAATTAGCCACCTTGGAATGGTTAAGCGCCTGTACTTTGAAGCCAGCGGAACCTTTAGCCTGCTTCAGCAATCACAACCAGTGCCCGGGCTATCCTCAATTCCTGAGTGGGACCGGGAAATGTCAGCTAAAATCCATCAGCAAAGTACACACAAAGTCTGTAAATTCTGCGGCAATTACCATACCGGAGCAAAGGACAATAAATGCGGAAACTGCGGAAAAGATACCTGGGTTTATGCGGTAAGTAACCTCAATAATCATTAA
- a CDS encoding NAD(P)-dependent dehydrogenase (short-subunit alcohol dehydrogenase family) (product_source=COG1028; cath_funfam=3.40.50.720; cog=COG1028; pfam=PF00106; superfamily=51735): MEDFNSYFSSAFLGKKIMITGGSRGIGRATAILLGSLGAQCIICGRHQEQIDETLEAIAAKNRLNSFGIAVDLSAEEGIERLFKAADQQLGGLDVLINNAALGYGSILEGGYEDWQYILDTNLLAYMACSKEAIVRFKEQGFGQIINIGSMSADVREESSAVYVATKAAIQGFSESLRKEVNPLGIKISLIEPGAVDTDMQEASFEEKQEQIRNQEMLRAEDIAWAVAFCIAQPPACDVVNLKIRPSLQII; this comes from the coding sequence ATGGAAGATTTTAATTCTTATTTCAGCAGTGCCTTTTTAGGCAAAAAAATTATGATTACTGGTGGCAGCAGGGGCATTGGAAGGGCAACAGCGATTTTACTCGGTTCGTTAGGTGCCCAGTGTATTATTTGTGGTCGGCATCAGGAGCAGATAGATGAAACGCTGGAGGCAATTGCGGCGAAAAACAGATTAAACAGTTTTGGTATTGCTGTTGATCTTTCCGCTGAAGAAGGTATTGAGCGACTTTTTAAAGCAGCCGATCAACAACTGGGCGGGCTGGATGTATTAATCAACAACGCCGCCCTGGGGTATGGAAGTATACTTGAAGGAGGCTACGAAGATTGGCAGTATATTCTGGACACTAATTTATTGGCCTACATGGCCTGTAGCAAAGAGGCGATTGTAAGGTTCAAAGAACAGGGCTTCGGCCAGATTATCAATATCGGCTCGATGAGCGCTGATGTAAGGGAAGAAAGTAGTGCTGTTTATGTTGCCACCAAAGCGGCAATTCAGGGATTTTCAGAATCGCTGCGTAAAGAAGTTAATCCCCTGGGCATTAAGATTTCCCTTATTGAACCTGGGGCAGTTGATACCGATATGCAGGAGGCCAGTTTTGAGGAAAAACAAGAACAGATCAGAAATCAAGAAATGCTCCGGGCAGAAGATATTGCCTGGGCCGTAGCCTTCTGTATTGCTCAGCCGCCGGCATGTGATGTGGTTAATTTGAAAATCCGCCCAAGCTTGCAGATTATTTAA
- a CDS encoding hypothetical protein (product_source=Hypo-rule applied), whose amino-acid sequence MILGDESPRDILIAVRRLSIGNLSEVSISQKQSGWMIVLQ is encoded by the coding sequence ATGATTTTAGGGGATGAATCACCTCGTGATATCCTCATTGCTGTGAGGCGCCTTTCTATTGGGAATCTTTCAGAAGTTAGCATTAGCCAAAAACAAAGTGGCTGGATGATCGTTTTACAATGA
- a CDS encoding phosphoglycerol transferase MdoB-like AlkP superfamily enzyme (product_source=COG1368; cog=COG1368; pfam=PF03779; superfamily=161098; transmembrane_helix_parts=Inside_1_11,TMhelix_12_34,Outside_35_38,TMhelix_39_58,Inside_59_64,TMhelix_65_87,Outside_88_91,TMhelix_92_109,Inside_110_119), with the protein MKKISRKTHGIIDYLWAAMMIAAPFFLGFTTVIPAATCFFIAALSVILLSLFTNYELGMWKRLPMAFHLDMDVVLGFILVISPWLFGFYNQIFLPHIVMGAFSIVAGLTSNRNSMTKDG; encoded by the coding sequence ATGAAAAAAATATCGAGAAAAACACACGGAATAATAGATTACCTATGGGCTGCAATGATGATTGCTGCACCTTTTTTCTTAGGTTTTACCACGGTTATTCCAGCTGCAACCTGTTTTTTTATCGCTGCACTTAGTGTCATTCTGCTATCTCTTTTTACAAATTATGAACTTGGTATGTGGAAGAGGTTGCCCATGGCTTTTCATCTGGACATGGACGTTGTTTTAGGATTCATCCTGGTTATTTCGCCTTGGCTTTTTGGGTTTTATAACCAGATTTTTTTGCCACACATCGTTATGGGTGCATTTTCCATTGTGGCCGGATTAACCTCAAACCGCAATTCGATGACTAAAGACGGTTGA
- a CDS encoding 6-phosphogluconolactonase (product_source=KO:K07404; cath_funfam=2.130.10.10; cog=COG2706; ko=KO:K07404; pfam=PF10282; superfamily=51004) has protein sequence MGSRIHTHLLVGSYAAADQESIFRYAFNNADGTLSLLDSVFGIENPSFIVPDRSGRFLFAISETKKGDYSAMATFQVIPGAKPVLISEVRYKGSGACHISVNWQGKFAVSANYGGGSLAVLSFDEWGKLSDPLQLLEFSGSGPVHDRQETSHVHSSLFLPDRGMLLIADLGTDKVYVCRYDPLAGQPLVFADPPFISLPGGSGPRVMALHPTGLWFYVICELSADIFVFEKEQPDKWIFRYTVANNLVPNGREAADIKIDRSGRYLYASNRGDADEIIIFEINEHTGALKEIQRIPSGAKGPRYLAIDPSGNYLFAANEKGNSVTSFEISPQNGKLSYRGLAAQVNAPTSLQFVEISTDDN, from the coding sequence ATGGGAAGCAGGATACACACTCATCTTCTGGTTGGTAGCTATGCCGCGGCAGATCAGGAATCCATTTTTCGGTATGCTTTTAACAACGCTGATGGTACACTGAGTTTGTTGGATTCGGTTTTTGGGATAGAAAATCCTTCTTTCATCGTTCCAGATCGAAGCGGGCGTTTTTTGTTTGCCATCAGTGAGACTAAAAAAGGCGATTATTCGGCTATGGCCACTTTCCAGGTGATCCCGGGAGCGAAGCCGGTCCTCATCAGCGAAGTAAGATACAAAGGTTCGGGGGCCTGCCATATCTCGGTTAACTGGCAAGGTAAATTTGCTGTTTCTGCCAATTATGGGGGCGGGAGTTTGGCCGTGCTATCCTTTGATGAATGGGGGAAACTGTCAGACCCTTTACAACTCCTAGAATTTAGCGGCTCAGGACCGGTTCATGATCGTCAGGAAACATCGCATGTTCACAGTTCGCTTTTTCTACCTGATCGGGGGATGCTTCTTATAGCAGACCTGGGTACTGATAAGGTTTATGTCTGCCGCTACGATCCCTTAGCTGGACAGCCCCTCGTTTTTGCAGACCCTCCCTTTATTTCACTGCCTGGCGGCTCTGGACCGAGGGTTATGGCTTTACATCCTACCGGATTGTGGTTCTACGTAATCTGCGAACTCAGCGCAGATATTTTCGTGTTTGAAAAAGAGCAGCCGGATAAATGGATCTTCAGGTATACGGTAGCGAATAATCTGGTACCAAACGGACGCGAAGCTGCTGATATAAAAATCGACCGTAGCGGCAGGTATCTTTATGCCAGCAACCGTGGCGATGCAGATGAGATTATCATCTTTGAGATCAATGAACACACTGGCGCCTTAAAGGAAATCCAGAGAATACCTTCCGGTGCCAAAGGGCCCCGCTACCTCGCAATCGATCCTTCCGGAAACTATCTTTTTGCTGCCAATGAGAAGGGAAATTCAGTTACCTCTTTTGAGATCTCCCCTCAAAATGGAAAACTAAGCTATCGCGGGTTGGCCGCTCAGGTAAACGCACCTACCAGCCTGCAGTTTGTAGAGATATCGACAGATGATAATTAG
- a CDS encoding hypothetical protein (product_source=Hypo-rule applied; smart=SM00317), translating to MTVAKGNLTESFLFGFFVLKQIAPGHQYFFLLDKPCENA from the coding sequence ATGACCGTAGCTAAAGGAAATCTTACAGAATCGTTTCTATTTGGCTTTTTTGTCTTAAAACAAATCGCACCCGGTCACCAATATTTCTTTTTATTAGATAAACCATGTGAAAATGCCTGA
- a CDS encoding putative Mg2+ transporter-C (MgtC) family protein (product_source=KO:K07507; cog=COG1285; ko=KO:K07507; pfam=PF02308; transmembrane_helix_parts=Outside_1_4,TMhelix_5_27,Inside_28_39,TMhelix_40_59,Outside_60_63,TMhelix_64_81,Inside_82_85,TMhelix_86_108,Outside_109_111,TMhelix_112_131,Inside_132_212), whose product MIDLTIEIRDIIAMLVSVICGGIIGFEREYRNKSAGFRTIILISLGSTIFTIVSWHGTGTDDRISANIITGIGFIGAGVIFKDRISVRGLTTAAVIWTSAAIGMTAGVGYHALAFVLTISTLCVLVMVSYVEKIISDLKKERMVTITFVDNSFSSVLLLEERLNSTEAKIERMEVSKEEGRINVVYLIRGKKAAVNKLSMLLAMAEEVASFS is encoded by the coding sequence ATGATTGACCTAACTATAGAAATACGCGATATCATTGCCATGTTGGTTTCTGTCATATGTGGCGGCATTATCGGGTTTGAGCGGGAATACAGGAACAAGTCTGCAGGATTTCGGACCATTATACTGATCAGCCTTGGATCTACGATTTTTACAATAGTTTCCTGGCATGGAACGGGGACTGACGACCGCATTTCAGCAAACATTATAACAGGCATCGGTTTTATCGGTGCAGGTGTAATTTTTAAAGACCGCATATCGGTAAGAGGGCTAACCACTGCTGCTGTTATCTGGACTTCTGCTGCAATCGGCATGACCGCTGGCGTAGGTTATCACGCGCTTGCGTTTGTGCTCACCATCAGCACCCTTTGCGTATTGGTAATGGTTAGTTATGTTGAAAAAATCATATCCGACCTGAAAAAAGAAAGGATGGTTACGATAACTTTCGTTGACAATTCGTTTTCAAGCGTGCTTTTGCTAGAAGAACGCCTAAATAGTACCGAAGCCAAAATTGAACGTATGGAAGTTTCTAAAGAAGAGGGACGGATAAACGTAGTGTACCTGATAAGGGGTAAAAAGGCCGCCGTGAATAAACTCAGCATGCTATTGGCTATGGCAGAGGAGGTGGCTAGTTTCTCTTAA
- a CDS encoding uncharacterized membrane protein YcaP (DUF421 family) (product_source=COG2323; cath_funfam=3.30.240.20; cog=COG2323; pfam=PF04239; superfamily=48695; transmembrane_helix_parts=Outside_1_26,TMhelix_27_46,Inside_47_52,TMhelix_53_75,Outside_76_78,TMhelix_79_101,Inside_102_231), whose amino-acid sequence MKKEEIHWGDWHRILIGTAPAEFLLEVLIRTIIIYLFLLVTLRLMGKRMGGQLTISELAVMLTLGAIVSVPMQIPDKGLLQGILVLFCAFAFQRGITYLAAKNHKIELLTQGSESLLIKDGVMLATKLNSMKISREQLLAVLRNQHIYNLGEVQRVYLEACGIFSVFKYDQPKPGLSLVPPADGKAGQEFNRVGESIICLECGNPVPEQSGNEKNCKNCHSENWGQAVIAK is encoded by the coding sequence ATGAAAAAAGAAGAAATACATTGGGGTGACTGGCACCGCATCCTTATAGGCACTGCACCCGCAGAATTTTTACTGGAAGTGCTCATCAGGACAATTATCATTTATCTGTTTCTACTGGTAACCCTCAGGCTGATGGGCAAGAGAATGGGCGGACAGCTGACGATTTCGGAGCTTGCGGTAATGCTTACGCTGGGTGCAATCGTGTCTGTGCCCATGCAAATACCAGACAAAGGTTTGTTACAGGGAATTCTGGTGCTTTTTTGTGCTTTTGCTTTTCAACGTGGTATCACTTATCTAGCCGCCAAAAACCATAAAATAGAGCTCCTCACCCAAGGCAGCGAATCGTTATTGATCAAAGACGGGGTAATGCTCGCTACCAAACTCAACAGTATGAAAATCTCTCGGGAGCAGTTGCTTGCTGTGCTGAGAAACCAGCATATATACAATTTGGGCGAGGTTCAAAGGGTTTATCTGGAAGCCTGTGGTATTTTTTCTGTTTTTAAATACGACCAGCCGAAACCTGGATTAAGCCTGGTCCCTCCTGCTGATGGCAAGGCGGGACAGGAATTTAATAGAGTTGGGGAATCTATAATCTGCCTGGAGTGCGGAAATCCTGTCCCTGAACAATCAGGTAATGAAAAAAACTGTAAAAATTGCCACTCAGAAAACTGGGGTCAGGCTGTTATCGCAAAATGA
- a CDS encoding L-iditol 2-dehydrogenase (product_source=KO:K00008; cath_funfam=3.90.180.10; cog=COG1063; ko=KO:K00008; pfam=PF00107,PF08240; superfamily=50129,51735; tigrfam=TIGR01202) has translation MSNKMKAALKKSDGTFQVQEVDRVEIPAPDWVLARIKVSGICGTDLRHWKKHEPDLECKIMGHELAAEVVEVGSAVKNVKPGDRVVVETLLGDGDCEWCRIQQYNLCPNLYKVRMETISRAFAEYLIGPATKFHILPDHVSDEEATLLDTFAVSLHAQQLSGLHINDKVAVIGGGPIGLAQLQLAKASGADVILFDIVPSALQLAKELGADEVVNTEVEDGLERLKAFTDGRGADITFECAGGPSMSTTLPQAVSFTRIGGKVIIVGGFESGSTSIEMDWQQLQKSGITIIPSASYGFWDIYPEMAVCLDLLAKGKINAKKMITHSFSLDQINEAFETAQHKKESGAVFVALKI, from the coding sequence ATGAGCAATAAAATGAAAGCGGCGTTGAAAAAGTCGGATGGTACCTTTCAGGTTCAGGAAGTAGACCGGGTAGAAATACCTGCGCCAGATTGGGTGCTGGCACGTATCAAAGTTTCGGGCATATGCGGAACGGATCTGCGGCATTGGAAGAAACATGAACCCGACCTGGAATGTAAAATTATGGGCCATGAACTTGCCGCCGAGGTAGTGGAAGTAGGTTCTGCCGTGAAAAACGTAAAACCAGGCGATAGGGTTGTAGTCGAAACGCTTTTGGGTGATGGCGACTGTGAATGGTGCCGCATTCAGCAGTACAACCTCTGTCCAAACTTATATAAGGTGAGGATGGAAACCATATCCAGAGCCTTTGCTGAATACCTTATTGGTCCGGCAACAAAGTTTCATATTCTGCCCGATCATGTGAGCGATGAAGAGGCAACGCTTCTTGATACTTTCGCAGTGAGTTTGCATGCGCAACAGTTAAGCGGATTGCATATTAACGACAAAGTGGCCGTTATAGGTGGTGGACCAATAGGACTGGCACAACTGCAGCTTGCAAAAGCATCGGGCGCAGATGTGATCCTCTTTGACATTGTTCCAAGTGCACTGCAACTGGCCAAGGAGCTTGGCGCAGATGAAGTGGTGAACACAGAAGTTGAAGATGGGCTTGAGCGCTTGAAAGCTTTTACAGATGGGAGAGGAGCAGATATTACCTTTGAATGCGCCGGAGGACCTTCAATGTCAACTACACTTCCTCAGGCAGTTTCTTTCACCCGTATAGGGGGCAAGGTAATTATTGTGGGTGGTTTTGAATCGGGCAGCACCAGCATAGAAATGGATTGGCAGCAGTTGCAAAAATCAGGCATTACCATTATTCCCAGTGCAAGTTATGGCTTTTGGGATATCTACCCTGAAATGGCGGTATGTCTGGATCTTCTGGCCAAAGGAAAAATCAACGCGAAAAAAATGATTACCCACTCTTTTTCGTTGGATCAGATTAACGAAGCCTTCGAAACCGCTCAGCATAAAAAAGAATCCGGTGCGGTATTTGTTGCGCTGAAAATATAA
- a CDS encoding hypothetical protein (product_source=Hypo-rule applied; pfam=PF04940; smart=SM01034; superfamily=54975) — translation MLFHLIYFSKARTLMQVDDLTSLLNQSRVDNLANDITGMLLYMEGRYFSEYEGRFMQVLEGSESNVKKLFEKIAKDERHQGVLVLRESFQKERNFPDWTMGFKSIKHEEYQQLPGFFPLGDGFLLEEDSQKGNAALDFLKSFYDISSKL, via the coding sequence TTGTTATTTCACTTAATCTATTTCAGCAAAGCCCGGACGTTAATGCAGGTAGACGATCTTACCAGCTTACTCAACCAATCCAGAGTAGATAACCTGGCAAATGATATTACAGGTATGCTTTTATATATGGAAGGAAGATATTTTTCGGAATATGAAGGGCGTTTTATGCAGGTGCTGGAAGGTAGTGAAAGTAATGTGAAAAAACTTTTCGAAAAGATAGCGAAAGACGAACGGCATCAGGGGGTACTGGTATTAAGGGAGTCATTTCAAAAAGAACGCAATTTCCCGGATTGGACCATGGGTTTTAAATCAATAAAACACGAAGAATACCAACAACTGCCTGGCTTTTTTCCCCTCGGAGATGGTTTTCTTTTAGAAGAAGATTCTCAAAAGGGTAACGCTGCCCTTGACTTTTTAAAGTCTTTTTATGATATATCCAGCAAATTGTGA